Genomic window (Thermodesulfovibrionales bacterium):
GACCACCTGCTGGATCTGGGCGTTCCTGATCATCCTCTTGCAGAGGAGGCAGGGCTTCCCTTCCGCTGCTGTCTGGTCTTCTTCAAATCCTGCGATATAGATGACAGCGTCCTTCATGCGTTCAGGAGAACCGTTGATGATGGCATTCTGCTCGGCATGGACAGCCTCGCACAACTCGTATCTCTCGCCGGCCGGTACATTCAGTTCCCTTCTTTTGCAGGTGTCCCGGTCAACGCAGTTCACCGATCCTCTCGGGGCGCCGTTATATCCCGTGCTCACGATGACGTGGTCCTTCACAATGACCGCCCCATACCTCCTCCTGAGACAGGTCGAACGCGAGGAGACAACCTTGGCTATCTCTATAAAATACTCATCCCATGAAGGCCTGCCGGGAGGGGTCTTTCCGTTCTTCCTGTTCACCATGTTCCTACCCGCACTTCGTAAACCCACAGTTGTGGCAGATCGCGCAACCCCCTTCGTGTTCAACGGCCCCCCCGCATTCGGGACAGGCGCCGATGAACAAGATCTCATGATCGTCATCC
Coding sequences:
- a CDS encoding dCMP deaminase family protein is translated as MVNRKNGKTPPGRPSWDEYFIEIAKVVSSRSTCLRRRYGAVIVKDHVIVSTGYNGAPRGSVNCVDRDTCKRRELNVPAGERYELCEAVHAEQNAIINGSPERMKDAVIYIAGFEEDQTAAEGKPCLLCKRMIRNAQIQQVVYLSKSGEIIRIEDTRGLDAPVNTG